A genome region from Verrucomicrobiota bacterium includes the following:
- a CDS encoding MFS transporter: protein MTPPNSPTNARTPWAFIPTLYFAQGLAFVIVNTMSTVIYKDLGVSNKLIGITSLLYLPWVIKPLWSPIIEMFGTKRGWIVAMQIVLALGLVGASFTLNSPFFFVASLVVFIAVAFVSATHDISVDGFYLLALPARQQAFFVGIRSTFYRLATITGSGLLVMLAGHWILTGTAIAASWAYVLLIAGGLYALHALWHYFILPHPAEDRTVQSPK from the coding sequence ATGACGCCTCCGAATTCGCCCACTAACGCGCGCACGCCCTGGGCCTTTATTCCTACGCTTTACTTTGCGCAAGGCCTCGCCTTCGTCATCGTCAATACCATGTCCACGGTCATTTACAAAGATCTTGGCGTGTCGAATAAACTTATCGGAATCACAAGTCTCCTTTACCTACCATGGGTGATCAAGCCGCTGTGGAGTCCCATCATAGAAATGTTCGGCACAAAACGCGGTTGGATCGTGGCTATGCAAATCGTGCTCGCTCTTGGCCTTGTCGGAGCGAGCTTCACGCTCAATTCGCCGTTCTTCTTTGTCGCCTCGCTCGTAGTCTTTATCGCCGTGGCATTCGTTTCTGCAACTCATGATATTTCGGTGGATGGTTTTTACCTTTTGGCACTTCCCGCTCGTCAGCAAGCGTTTTTTGTCGGCATCCGCTCCACGTTTTACAGACTCGCTACGATCACGGGATCGGGGCTACTCGTCATGCTCGCAGGTCACTGGATCCTGACGGGGACCGCCATCGCGGCGAGCTGGGCCTACGTGCTTCTGATCGCTGGCGGCCTGTATGCACTGCATGCTCTGTGGCATTATTTTATCCTGCCCCATCCCGCTGAGGATCGCACGGTGCAGTCGCCCAAG